CCCGAAGGGTGCGAATCTTTCTTTTCGTCGCGCTAAGGCCCTGCCGATCGGGCTATCGGGCCGCACGGATCATGCCGGCTGCGCGGGCGGTGGATTCGCCCGCTTGATCCGTCGCCATCGCGAGCCAATCATCCAGACCGGTCGCGGGCGTCATGCGTTTTTCGTCGCTGCCGAACATGCTGGTGGGTGTAGCTCAGTTGGTTAGAGCACCGGGTTGTGATCCCGGTTGTCGCGGGTTCGAATCCCGTCACTCACCCCTTTTGGATCCTGCAAAATGTTGACCAAGCGGATCATCCCCTGCCTGGACGTCCACGGCGGGCGGACGACCCGCGGGCAGCAGTTCGGCAAGGCCGAACGGGGCGAACTGACCGATGTCGGCGATCCGGTTGAATTGGCGAAGCGCTACGACGCGCAAGGCGCCGACGAGTTGGTGTTTTACGACATCACCGCCAGCAGCGAACAACGCGGCATCATGGCCGAGATTGTCGCACAAGTCGTTGAGCAGATTTTCATGCCCCTGACCGTTGGCGGCGGGATTCGCGAGGTTGACGACGCCACGCGGCTCATTCAGGCCGGGGCGGAGAAGGTCAGCGTCAACTCCGCTGCCGTGAGTCATCCCAGGCTCATCGAAGATATCGCCCGAAAGTTCGGTCGATGCGCGACCATCCTCGGCCTCGATGCCAAGCGGACCGACGCCGGCGACTTCCGCGTCTTCATCCACGGCGGTCGTACCGACACTGGCCGGGACGTTGTGGAGTGGGCGAAGGAAGCCGTCGATCGCGGGGCCGGCGAGATCGTGCTCAACGTCATGAACGCCGACGGCATGAAGACCGGCTACGACCTGGAAATGACCCGCGCCGTGAGCGAGGCGGTGAGCGTCCCGGTCGTCGCCAGCGGCGGCGCCGGCGGATCGCAGCACATGGTCGACGTTCTCAGCGACGGTCCGAACGGGGGCAAAGCCGACGCCGCCCTGGCCGCGAGCATCTTCCACTACAACGAACTAACCGTCGCCGATGTCAAGCGCGACCTCCACGCCGCCGGCGTGCCGGTGCGGATGGTTTGAGGTTAACCCGCGGGCCGTTGGCCCCCTGGCTATTTGGTCTTGGTTTCTTTCGCGTAGCGGGAGCATCGAAGACACCCGTGTGTGGTGAGTCCCGAAATCACTTGTACTCGCTCAACTTCGCACATCGTCGGTTTCTTCGATCGACGACAGGTCCATCCGTTCGATCGCCCAGAGCAGTCGGACGTGCTGCACCAACGCGGTGAAGCAGGTGATCAGGAAAAACGGTTGCACGATCATCAGCCCGAAGCATGCGGTGACGCAACTGACCCCCTCGATTCCAAAAACGTTCAGGACGGAGAATGTCAGCATGGTGACGATCAACGAACCCTCGCCGAGCACTCTCGTCGGGCCCGTGGCATTGAGTTCTTCGGCGAACCCGCTGCCGCCGACCGACCAGGCGATCCGCACATACAACCGGTACTGCGACGGCAGGTGAAAGAGCGACAGCAGCAGCAGGATGCATGCGATCGTGATGAGGTGTGGCCAGCGACTCACCAACGAAAGCCGGGCCGATTCGTGCAACACGATTGTGGACGCGATCACGGCCGCCCCGAGCCACGCGGCCACCTTTGCGATGTGCCACCGCTCGATCCGCAACGTACCTGATGCGCGGAGGGTTAACGTGGAGATGATCGAGCTCGCTAACAACAAACCGACCACGCCGAGAAAGAGCGGCACATCCCAACCGGTCCAACGCATGTTCACCGACAAGATCGCGAGCAGGCCTAGCGGGATCGTCAACGAAGTGACCAGCGCCGCCCAGCCGCCGATTCGCCAGAGCTTGAGCGTGGACTCATCAGCGACAAACGGGGACGGCTCGAACGGCAGTTCACGGGCATAAGCAAGCGTGGGCGTCTCGTCCATGGCCTTCACGCCTCGAACTCGATCGTCTTCTCGAACACCCGCT
The nucleotide sequence above comes from Planctomycetota bacterium. Encoded proteins:
- the hisF gene encoding imidazole glycerol phosphate synthase subunit HisF: MLTKRIIPCLDVHGGRTTRGQQFGKAERGELTDVGDPVELAKRYDAQGADELVFYDITASSEQRGIMAEIVAQVVEQIFMPLTVGGGIREVDDATRLIQAGAEKVSVNSAAVSHPRLIEDIARKFGRCATILGLDAKRTDAGDFRVFIHGGRTDTGRDVVEWAKEAVDRGAGEIVLNVMNADGMKTGYDLEMTRAVSEAVSVPVVASGGAGGSQHMVDVLSDGPNGGKADAALAASIFHYNELTVADVKRDLHAAGVPVRMV